CATGAACGCAGTAAATGAATCAGTGAAAAGCGACGCCACGTCCGACCAAGCGTCGGCCCAGAACTCAGTGGAAGGTCAATCTCAGATTCAACAGGATGCCAGTAATCACATTCTTCATCCCTTTGTTGATAATCACGCCCTGAAAAACAAAGGGGCACGTATCATGTCTAAAGCAGACGGTGTCTACGTGTGGGATGATCAAGGAAAACGGTATTTGGATGCCTTCGCCGGCCTTTGGTGTGTCAACCTGGGCTATGGACGTAAAGAGCTGATCGATGCGGCGTCCAAACAAATGGCAACGCTTCCTTATTACAACTTATTCTTTAACACCTCTACCCCACCCACCGTCCAACTCGCTAAAGCCATCGCCGAAATCGCCCCCGAACATATGAACAATGTGTTCTTCACCGGGTCAGGCAGTGAAGCCAACGACACAGTGTTTCGTATGGTACGCCGTTATTGGGATGTCAAAGGTCAACCGACGAAGAAAATCATCATCGGTCGTCACAACGGTTATCACGGTTCAACCGTTGCGGGCACCAGTCTGGGCGGCATGAAGCCAATGCACAAGCAAGGCGATCTACCGATCCAAGGCATAGAACACATTCGTCAACCTTACTGGTTTGATGAAGGTGAAGATCTTTCTCCGGATGCTTTCGGATTGATTGCCGCCAAAGCGCTGGAAGAAAAAATTCTCGAAGTCGGTGCAGACAACGTAGCCGCCTTTATCGCAGAACCCGTACAAGGTGCTGGCGGTGTCATCATTCCTCCTGCTACCTATTGGCCTGAAATTCAACGCATAACAGACAAGTACAACATTCTGTTGGTGGTGGATGAAGTGATCTGCGGTTTCGGTCGCACAGGCAACTGGTTTGGCTGTGACACCTTTAATATCAAGGCCGATTTAATGCCGATTGCCAAAGGCTTATCGTCAGGCTACCTCCCCATTGGCGGTGTGATCATTTCGGACCGCGTTGCAGAGGTGTTGAAGTCGGAAGAAAGCGGAGATTTTCTGCATGGCTTTACCTATTCAGGCCACCCGACCTGTGCTGCTGTTGCGCTGGAAAACATTCGGATTCTGAAAGACGAAAAGATCATCGAGAACATCCAACAAAACACCGGTCCATATCTGGCGGAACAACTTCAAACTTTGGCGGATCATCCTCTCGTGGGTGAAGTCAGAACATTAGGGATGCTTGGAGCAATTGAGCTGGTGCAAGACAAAGCCACTCGTAAGCGCTATCCGGGCAATGGCAAGGTCGGTAGCATCTGTCGCGATCACGCATTAGATCAAGGTCTTATTCTGCGAGCCACCGGCGACACCATGTTGCTCTCTCCCCCGCTGGTAATTACCAAAGAAGAGATCGACAGCATCATTAAAGCAACTAAGATTGCATTAGATAACACACTGAAAGATATGCAATAAATCAATTTAATGATAGAAAACATATTTAACAGGGTTTGAATCCGACCTAACCTGTCACCACCGGGTTAGGTCCAAAATAAAAGCAAACATTGAAATAACCTAATAATCAAAACAATTATTTCCATTAGGAAGAGGAACCACCATGAAAGTACTATCCAACACACTTAAAGGAGCAGCACTGGCAACCGCCGTCGCAGGTACGCTCTCCGCTACCAGTGCCTTTGCGGCCGAAACAGCCGTGAAGATCTATAACTGGTCGGATTATATTGCTGAGGATACGATTCCTAAATTTCAGGACAAAACGTCCATCAAAGTCAGCTATGACGTATTCGATTCCAATGAAGTCTTGGAAGCAAAAGTACTTTCAGGTCAGTCCGGTTACGACGTCGTGGTTCCTACCTCTGACTATTTAGCTCGTCACATCAAAGCAGGGGCTTATCAGAAGCTGGACAAATCCAAGATTCCTAACTGGAAGAATCTTGACCCTGAACTGATGAAAAATCTGGAAAACTACGATCCGGGCAACGAATACGGTGTGCCTTATCAATGGGGAACCACCGGTATCGGCTACAACGTAGCAAAGGTGACCGAAGTCTTGGGCGAAGATGCGCCGACCGACAGCTGGGATTTGTTATTTGATCCGAAATACACCTCGAAACTGAAATCCTGTGGCATTGCCATTTTGGATTCCGCCAGTGAAGTGTTACCGCTTGCCCTTCAATACCTTGGCCTTGACCCGAACAGCAAGAAAGCCGGTGATTACAAAAAAGCGCAAGAGCTGATGCTTAAAATCCGTGACGATGTCACTTACTTCCACAGCTCCCGTTATATTTCTGATCTGGCTAATGGCGACATCTGTGTCGCGATCGGTTGGTCTGGCGACGTTTTCCAGGCGGCAGCCCGTGCAGAAGAAGCTGAAAACGGCGTTGAAGTCGGCTACAGCATTCCGAAAGAAGGCACCGCAATGTGGGCAGACATGATGGCCATTCCAAAAGACGCCAATAATGTTGAACAAGCTCACCAATGGATTAACTATGTACTGGAACCTAAAACCGGTGCAGACATCACCAACTACGTTTGGTATGGCAGCCCTAACCTGGCATCTAAGGAATTTATTGATCCAGAGATTCTTCAACACCCTGGCATCTACCCACCAGCAGGTACAAAACTGTTCACCTTCGAAGTGCTTCCTCAGAAGATCGAACGAGTGATGAACCGTACCTGGACAACGATCAAGACAGGCAGCTAATACGTCCTCCTGTTCGCACATTAATTCGCGCTGCCTGGATTATTGAAGTCTCCCGGTAGCGCAGATTTAAGGACTTCACCAAATTCCTCCCAACGAAACACGAGGCATTTATGTCTTCTGCGGTAGATACGAACAACTCAAACGGAGCCAATGGCAATCAAAGCCACACGAATGGAAGCGTGTCTCCGAATGGTAATGGCAATGCAGGTAATGGCAATGCGGGTAATGGCAAGGCAGGTAACGGAAAGTCACCTCGCTCAACGCAGGAAGTCTTGCTTTCCATTAACAACATCACCAAGTATTACGAAGATGCTCTGGCGGTAGATAACGTCAGTCTCGACATCTACAAAGGCGAAATTTTTGCGCTGCTCGGCGCTTCCGGGTCAGGCAAATCAACGCTGCTTCGTATGCTGTCCGGTTTTGAAAAACCAACGTCAGGCCAGATCTGTTTAGGCAATGAAGACATCAGCTTCATGCCACCGAATGAACGTCCTTTTAACATGATGTTCCAGTCATACGCCCTCTTCCCTCACATGAGTGTGGAAAAGAACATTGCCTTTGGCCTCAAACAAGATGGTATGCCAAAAGGTCAGATCGCCGATCGTGTGAATGAGATGCTGAAACTGGTTCACATGGAAAAATTCGCGCGTCGTAAGCCTCATCAATTATCTGGCGGCCAGAGACAGCGTGTAGCCCTTGCCCGTTCTTTGGCGAAACACCCGAAGTTGTTGTTGCTTGATGAACCAATGGGTGCCCTGGATAAAAAGCTCCGCACTGAGATGCAGCTGGAAGTGGTCGACATCATCGAGCGTGTCGGTGTGACCTGTGTAATGGTAACCCACGATCAGGAAGAAGCCATGACCATGGCCGATCGTATCGCCATTATGGACGAAGGCTTCATTCAGCAAATTGGCTCGCCAGTGGATGTCTATGAAAGTCCGCAGAACCGAATGGTGGCGGAGTTCATTGGATCAGTGAACATCTTTGAATCCGACATCATGGTGGACGAAGAAGATCACATGAAATTGAGCTGTCCGTCCTTGGATGCCGACATTTATGTGGGCCGTGGTGTGTCGACAGGCATCGACGAGAAAGCCATGCTGTTTGCCTTGCGCCCGGAAAAAACGTTCTTATCGAAAACCAAGCCATCACAAGAATGCAACTGGTCTACCGGCCGAGTCGATGACATCGCCTACCTCGGTGGACACACGGTGTATTACGTGGAGCTGAAAGACGGAAAAGTCATTCAGTGTTTCCTGGCCAACACCGAACGCCGTGCAGAACGACCACAATGGGACGACCAAGTCTATGTCTATTGGACAGAAGACGCGGGCATGGTGATGCGCTTATGAACATCAAACAATCCATCCAAAGACTCCCGCAAAAACTACCAAAAGGTCGTCATTGGGTAATCTCAGCACCCTATTTATGGCTCTTGGTATTTTTCATTCTTCCCTTCTTTTTCGTCGGAAAGATTTCGGTTTCCGAGGCGGAATTAGCCATTCCTCCTTACACGCCGATGTTTGCCTGGGAAGAAAACCAACTGAACATTACCCTGAACTTTGGGAACTACTTGTGGCTACTTGAAGACCCCATTTATATTCAGGCGTATTTGAACTCAATCAGTATGGCCTTCTGGTCGACTGTCTTGTGTTTGTTGATTGGCTTCCCAATGGCCTATGCCATTGCCAAAGCACCGAAAGAGCAACAAGCCATTTGGTTGCTGTTGGTTCTGCTGCCAAGCTGGACGTCCTTTCTTATCCGCGTTTACGCCTGGATGGGATTACTCAAAAACAACGGGCTGATCAACAACGGCCTGATGTGGTTGGGCATTATCGATGACCCTATCCAGATGATTAACACCAACTTTGCTGTGTATATCGGCATTGTCTATTCCTACTTACCCTTCATGGTTTTGCCACTGTATGCGAATCTGGTGAAACACGACGACTCACTTTTGGAAGCAGCCAGTGATTTGGGCGCAAACAAACTGACCTGTTTCTTCAGAATCACTTTGCCTCTTTCATTCAACGGCATTGTGGCGGGTTCGATGTTGGTGTTCATTCCTGCGGTGGGCGAATACGTGATTCCTGAATTATTAGGTGGCACAGAAACCATCATGATCGGGAAAGTGCTCTGGCAGGAATTCTTTAATAACCGGGATTGGCCGGTAGCTTCGGCTTTGGCGGTGATCATGATTGTCATCCTGATCGTGCCGATTACCTTATTCCACCGGTATCAGAATAAGGAGGTGAGCCAATGACAGCCTCAACTGAAAAGCGCGGTTCGTTTAGCTTTGCCACGTTTAGTTTTAGCAAATTTATGTTCTGGGCCGGGATCGCCTTCCTGTATTTACCGATGCTGGTGTTGGTGGTGTATTCCTTCAACGAAAGTCGGCTGGTAACCGTTTGGGCCGGGTTCTCCACCAAGTGGTACTTTGAACTGTTTGAAGATCAGCAAATCATGAATGCCGTATGGCGTTCAGTGGAGATTGCGTTCTGCTCAGCAACGGCCGCTGTGATTTTGGCTATTTTTGCCTCAATCGTGATGGTGCGTATCAAAAAGTTCAGAACCCGTACCCTCTTCACGGGGTCAATCACCGCTCCGCTGGTGATGCCGGATGTGATCATTGGTTTATCCATGCTGTTGTTATTCGTTGCAATGGGCCAGTACATTGGCTGGCCCGCTGAACGCGGTATGCTGACGGTTTGGATTGCTCATACCACCTTCTGTCTGGCCTATTCAACGGTTGTGATCAGTTCCCGTTTGATGGAAATGGATCGCAGTATTGAAGAAGCCGCGTTGGACTTAGGCGCCAATCAACTGGAAGCCTTCGTTAAAATCACCTTGCCGATCATCTTCCCTGCGATCTTATCGGCCTGGCTGCTCTCTTTTACCCTATCACTGGACGATGTGGTGATTGCCAGCTTCGTGACCGGCCCTGGGGCAACCACCTTACCGATTGAAGTCTTCAGTTCGGTACGACTGGGTGTCACGCCTAAGATTAATGCCTTGGCGACCTTGATCATTCTTGCCGTGATCATAGTGTCTCTAGCCACGTGGTTCGCCACCAAGCGCATTAATGATCGGATGAAACAGTCAATGGCCAACTAGTAACCCATGATCCACTAGCAACCAAAGGCCAACTAGCAATCAGTGGCCCACTGAAGCAAGGGAGTGAAAACAAGCGTACTGGTGACGTTTTCACTCCCCCTTCCTGCTTAGGATTTAGCCTTTTGACTCCAACAGTTCAAATGCAGTAGGTGACATATGAGTTCCGATTTTGATCAATACAGTAATGGTGATCTCGCGTTCACGCGTGAGTCCCCCTATGGCACCGTGATTGAAGCCATGTATTCCGGCGCCACCAGTTTCATGCGCCGTAAGTACACCCGAGATCTCACCGACGTTGATGTCGCCGTTGTTGGTATCCCCTATGATTTGGCTACCTCCAACCGCCCTGGCGCGAGATTTGGGCCGAGAGCGGTAAGAGCAGCATCTACACAGCTTTCTTGGGCCAGACCTTGGCCTTGGACGTTCGACCCATTTAACCGCTTACACGTCATTGACTATGGGGATTGCGTGTTTGATCCCGGTCGCCCGGAAGATGTGGCAGTGGACATCGAACGCTTCATCAGTCGTCTGGTGGATAACAATGTGATTCCCTTGAGTCTCGGCGGAGACCACTTTGTCGCCTACCCGATTCTTAAAGCCTTGCATAAGAAGCACGGCCCGATTTCCCTGATTCATTTCGATGCTCACACCGACACCTGGGCCGATGAAAAAGGACGCATCGACCACGGCACCATGTTCTATCATGCCGCCAAAGAAGGCATCGTCAGCCCGTCTCATTCCGTGCAAATGGGCATTCGTACCCAGAACATGCAAACCCACGGCTACAACGTGTTTGATGCCTTGTGGCTGCATAAGAATGGTGAAGAGGAAGCCATTGCTCGCATTAAAGACATCGTCGGAGATAACCCGTGTTACATCACCTTCGATATTGATTTCTTAGATCCGAGCTTTGCCCCTGGCACCGGCACCCCCGTCTGCGGCGGATTTAATACCGCCACCGCCATCAAGATTCTGTATGGATTAACCGGCCTGAATCTCATCGGAGCGGATGTTGTGGAAGTCGCGCCACCTTATGATCACGCAGAAGTCACAGCGCTGGCGGCAGCAACCATCGCCACCAACCTGCTGTGCTTATTAGCGGAAAGCAAAGAAGACCGAGCCTAGTGGTTGCGTCTAAGCATTAAGGATCGAGGGTAAGGAAGGATCGAGGGTAAGGATTGTTTATAAGAATTGAGAGCCCCTCAATCCTTACCCTGCGTATGCACTCAATGCCACGGCGTTACTACCACTCCGCTCGAACGGATCAACCATACCGCCCTCTCTAAAGGTTAACCCTTCACCAGAGACTTTCTGAGCTTGCTTAGACGAGCTCAGCAACCATTGCCCAGCCATCTCTTCACTCATGCCGCTATCAATCTTCTGAGCCCACTCTTGGGTGAGTCGGTATAACTCTTTGAACAAGTAAAAATCCTGCGTTTGAATAAGCCCTTGTTGAAGATCTCTATCTTCTTTGAATAGCTGCTCAATCTTTTCTTTATCAGGATGGTCGTTCTTCACATAGACATTGCCTTCGTAATCGATCGCCAAATCTATATCCTGAGAGGTATCAACCCCCGCTTTGGCAAAGGCAAGAGATAACTTTTCTTCATACGCAGCGACATCATCAGCGTTAAAGAGTTTGATCGGTTCGAAGCCCTCTAACGTGGTAGCTGATGCCTCATCTTTTTCTTCCGGGGCAACAACGGTGGAATACACCCGCGTCATATCTTCGTACTTGGCAACCGCACGCGCCTGCGCTGAGCTTTTATCAGTGGCACTGGCTGATAACGTAACCTGATCGTCCGCAACTTGGGTCACAGAATCAACTCGTGCCCGTTGATCAACCGTTCCCTGGTTTTGCAGCGCTTGAGTAATGCCGTTTACTTGCGACGCTTGCTGAGATGTCTGAACTCCATTCTGAATCTGCATGGCAACCTCCATGTGGTCAATGATTTGGTCAATATAGTTATTTGATGCGTAAGTTTTTAAGGATGCATACAATAAGCAAGCAAGGCACCAAAACAGAAAAAACCTAATCGTTTTAGTATGGTAGAGACGATTTGAGTAGGAACAAGAGATAAAAAACCAATGCACAAGGAAGGGACTTGCCGCTAGGAAAGCGGCAAAATTCATAATGAGAAAAGTGACAACTCAGGAACGAATTCTAGATCATAGGTGTGCCAGAACGTCTTAGATCACACATCCTTTTTCAACAGACCACGGTTTGCCCACACAGTGGCCAACGCCGAAGATGCCAACCGGGCTAATCCAGAGCCCGTCGCTCGACTGGTCAGGATAATCGGCACTCGGGCCCCTAGCACGATACCTGCCGACTCCACCTGCGACAGAAAACTCATCTGCTTGTAAAGCATATTACCGGACTCCAAATCCGGCACCAGGATAATGTCAGCATCACCAGCCACCTCCGACACAATGCCTTTCGCCTCAGCTGCGACTTTGGAAATCGCATTATCAAAACCCAGAGGCCCATCAATAATCGCATTGGTAATCTGACCACGCTCTGCCATCTTACACAGTGCGGTCGCATCAATTGTTGATGGAATACGCTCCGTCACGGTCTCTACCGCAGATACCACGGCCACCTTCGGTTTGCCCTGACCAAAAGACAAAAACAAATCCACAGCATTCTGAGTAATGTCCTTTTTGGTCATCAAATTAGGGAAAATATTGATGGCCGCATCGGTTAAGAACAACAGCTTGTGATACGTGGGAACAGCCATCGCGAAGACATGACTCATTCTACGTTCAGTTCTCAGGCCTTTCGTTTTATGAAGCGCCACTTCCATTAACTCATCGGTATGAAGCTTACCCTTCATTAACGACTGAACCAGCCCCTGACGTACTAAATCAACGGCCATTTCAGCGGAGTGATGACTGTGCTCGGTAGCAACCAATTCAATGCCACTCAAATCCAGATTATGAACTTCGGCGGTTGCTCTGATTTTATGCTCTGGTCCAACCAGTACAGGTTCGATGATTCCCTGCTCTGCCGCTTCCAGGGCACCGATTAATGAGTTTTCATCCGTC
This DNA window, taken from Litoribrevibacter albus, encodes the following:
- a CDS encoding aspartate aminotransferase family protein, with the protein product MNAVNESVKSDATSDQASAQNSVEGQSQIQQDASNHILHPFVDNHALKNKGARIMSKADGVYVWDDQGKRYLDAFAGLWCVNLGYGRKELIDAASKQMATLPYYNLFFNTSTPPTVQLAKAIAEIAPEHMNNVFFTGSGSEANDTVFRMVRRYWDVKGQPTKKIIIGRHNGYHGSTVAGTSLGGMKPMHKQGDLPIQGIEHIRQPYWFDEGEDLSPDAFGLIAAKALEEKILEVGADNVAAFIAEPVQGAGGVIIPPATYWPEIQRITDKYNILLVVDEVICGFGRTGNWFGCDTFNIKADLMPIAKGLSSGYLPIGGVIISDRVAEVLKSEESGDFLHGFTYSGHPTCAAVALENIRILKDEKIIENIQQNTGPYLAEQLQTLADHPLVGEVRTLGMLGAIELVQDKATRKRYPGNGKVGSICRDHALDQGLILRATGDTMLLSPPLVITKEEIDSIIKATKIALDNTLKDMQ
- a CDS encoding polyamine ABC transporter substrate-binding protein, which translates into the protein MKVLSNTLKGAALATAVAGTLSATSAFAAETAVKIYNWSDYIAEDTIPKFQDKTSIKVSYDVFDSNEVLEAKVLSGQSGYDVVVPTSDYLARHIKAGAYQKLDKSKIPNWKNLDPELMKNLENYDPGNEYGVPYQWGTTGIGYNVAKVTEVLGEDAPTDSWDLLFDPKYTSKLKSCGIAILDSASEVLPLALQYLGLDPNSKKAGDYKKAQELMLKIRDDVTYFHSSRYISDLANGDICVAIGWSGDVFQAAARAEEAENGVEVGYSIPKEGTAMWADMMAIPKDANNVEQAHQWINYVLEPKTGADITNYVWYGSPNLASKEFIDPEILQHPGIYPPAGTKLFTFEVLPQKIERVMNRTWTTIKTGS
- the potA gene encoding polyamine ABC transporter ATP-binding protein is translated as MSSAVDTNNSNGANGNQSHTNGSVSPNGNGNAGNGNAGNGKAGNGKSPRSTQEVLLSINNITKYYEDALAVDNVSLDIYKGEIFALLGASGSGKSTLLRMLSGFEKPTSGQICLGNEDISFMPPNERPFNMMFQSYALFPHMSVEKNIAFGLKQDGMPKGQIADRVNEMLKLVHMEKFARRKPHQLSGGQRQRVALARSLAKHPKLLLLDEPMGALDKKLRTEMQLEVVDIIERVGVTCVMVTHDQEEAMTMADRIAIMDEGFIQQIGSPVDVYESPQNRMVAEFIGSVNIFESDIMVDEEDHMKLSCPSLDADIYVGRGVSTGIDEKAMLFALRPEKTFLSKTKPSQECNWSTGRVDDIAYLGGHTVYYVELKDGKVIQCFLANTERRAERPQWDDQVYVYWTEDAGMVMRL
- a CDS encoding ABC transporter permease subunit, which translates into the protein MNIKQSIQRLPQKLPKGRHWVISAPYLWLLVFFILPFFFVGKISVSEAELAIPPYTPMFAWEENQLNITLNFGNYLWLLEDPIYIQAYLNSISMAFWSTVLCLLIGFPMAYAIAKAPKEQQAIWLLLVLLPSWTSFLIRVYAWMGLLKNNGLINNGLMWLGIIDDPIQMINTNFAVYIGIVYSYLPFMVLPLYANLVKHDDSLLEAASDLGANKLTCFFRITLPLSFNGIVAGSMLVFIPAVGEYVIPELLGGTETIMIGKVLWQEFFNNRDWPVASALAVIMIVILIVPITLFHRYQNKEVSQ
- a CDS encoding ABC transporter permease subunit, whose product is MTASTEKRGSFSFATFSFSKFMFWAGIAFLYLPMLVLVVYSFNESRLVTVWAGFSTKWYFELFEDQQIMNAVWRSVEIAFCSATAAVILAIFASIVMVRIKKFRTRTLFTGSITAPLVMPDVIIGLSMLLLFVAMGQYIGWPAERGMLTVWIAHTTFCLAYSTVVISSRLMEMDRSIEEAALDLGANQLEAFVKITLPIIFPAILSAWLLSFTLSLDDVVIASFVTGPGATTLPIEVFSSVRLGVTPKINALATLIILAVIIVSLATWFATKRINDRMKQSMAN
- the speB gene encoding agmatinase, producing the protein MSSDFDQYSNGDLAFTRESPYGTVIEAMYSGATSFMRRKYTRDLTDVDVAVVGIPYDLATSNRPGARFGPRAVRAASTQLSWARPWPWTFDPFNRLHVIDYGDCVFDPGRPEDVAVDIERFISRLVDNNVIPLSLGGDHFVAYPILKALHKKHGPISLIHFDAHTDTWADEKGRIDHGTMFYHAAKEGIVSPSHSVQMGIRTQNMQTHGYNVFDALWLHKNGEEEAIARIKDIVGDNPCYITFDIDFLDPSFAPGTGTPVCGGFNTATAIKILYGLTGLNLIGADVVEVAPPYDHAEVTALAAATIATNLLCLLAESKEDRA
- a CDS encoding bifunctional enoyl-CoA hydratase/phosphate acetyltransferase, encoding MDTQLISSGVNEHDIERKPLTTNHSFEHPFDHILDLQKNYSAMPTAVVHPTDENSLIGALEAAEQGIIEPVLVGPEHKIRATAEVHNLDLSGIELVATEHSHHSAEMAVDLVRQGLVQSLMKGKLHTDELMEVALHKTKGLRTERRMSHVFAMAVPTYHKLLFLTDAAINIFPNLMTKKDITQNAVDLFLSFGQGKPKVAVVSAVETVTERIPSTIDATALCKMAERGQITNAIIDGPLGFDNAISKVAAEAKGIVSEVAGDADIILVPDLESGNMLYKQMSFLSQVESAGIVLGARVPIILTSRATGSGLARLASSALATVWANRGLLKKDV